The following are encoded together in the Chaetodon trifascialis isolate fChaTrf1 chromosome 3, fChaTrf1.hap1, whole genome shotgun sequence genome:
- the park7 gene encoding Parkinson disease protein 7 homolog: MAGKRALVILSKGAEEMETVIPVDVMRRAGIAVTVAGLTGSEPVQCSRNVVICPDASLEDASKQGPYDVVLLPGGMPGAQNLAESPAVKKVLTDQDGRKGLIAAICAGPTALLAHGIGYGSTVTTHPAMKEKMMAGDHYKYSEARVQKDGHYITSRGPGTSFEFALTIVEELMGAEVAAQVKAPLIMKD; this comes from the exons ATGGCAGGCAAGAGGGCGTTAGTAATCCTGTCTaaaggagcagaggagatggAAACTGTCATTCCTGTGGACGTCATGCGCAGAGCTGGG ATTGCAGTGACTGTTGCAGGACTGACGGGCAGTGAGccagtgcagtgcagcagaaaCGTCGTCATTTGTCCTGATGCCAGTCTGGAGGATGCCAGCAAACAG GGGCCATATGATGTGGTGCTTCTGCCAGGTGGGATGCCAGGGGCCCAGAATCTGGCTGAG TCTCCTGCTGTGAAGAAGGTGCTGACGGATCAGGATGGCAGAAAAGGCCTGATTGCAGCCATCTGTGCAG GTCCCACTGCTCTTCTGGCACATGGCATCGGGTACGGCAGCACAGTCACTACACATCCTGCCATGAAGGAGAAGATGATGGCTggag acCACTATAAATATTCAGAGGCTCGAGTGCAGAAGGATGGACATTACATCACCAGCCGTGGGCCAGGAACCAGTTTCGAGTTTGCCCTGACGATTGTAGAGGAACTTATGGGGGCTGAGGTTGCAGCTCAAGTCAAAGCACCTCTTATTATGAAAGACTGA